One window of Papaver somniferum cultivar HN1 chromosome 9, ASM357369v1, whole genome shotgun sequence genomic DNA carries:
- the LOC113310035 gene encoding CASP-like protein 4B1: protein MVNDSDGETLEQSKKMGSSGVETSENPPKKANSGDPTIVEQPAQPSPAAAVPPPEADVESQASLTEISSILRRWKKENLLNKGSLFLRGGTLFFSFLAFVIMASNKHGDWEDFDKYQEYRYCLAISILAIMYCGAQVFHQVNRIRTGKDFISQPKAFILDFFGDQIMAYLLISATSAAIPMTNRMREGADNIFTDSSASAISMTFFAFVTLALSALISGFKLSNQNYF, encoded by the exons ATGGTGAATGATTCTGATGGTGAAACATTGGAACAATCTAAGAAAATGGGGAGTTCCGGCGTAGAGACGTCAGAGAACCCTCCCAAAAAGGCCAATTCAGGTGATCCCACCATTGTGGAACAACCCGCACAGCCATCTCCTGCTGCAGCAGTTCCTCCACCTGAGGCTGACGTTGAAAGCCAAGCATCATTGACAGAGATTTCATCGATTCTCCgaagatggaagaaagaaaattTGTTAAACAAAGGCTCATTGTTTCTCAGAGGTGGAACTTTGTTCTTCTCATTCCTTGCTTTTGTAATTATGGCTAGTAATAAGCATGGTGATTGGGAGGATTTCGACAAGTACCAGGAATACCG ATATTGCTTAGCTATATCAATCCTGGCAATCATGTACTGTGGGGCTCAAGTTTTCCACCAAGTTAACCGAATTCGCACAGGAAAAGATTTTATCTCGCAGCCAAAGgctttcattttagatttttttggtGACCAG ATTATGGCATATCTATTGATATCGGCAACGTCGGCTGCAATTCCAATGACGAATCGAATGAGGGAAGGTGCAGATAACATATTTACGGATTCATCGGCATCAGCCATTAGCATGACTTTCTTTGCGTTCGTTACTCTTGCACTTTCTGCTCTTATCTCTGGATTTAAGCTCTCCAATCAAAACTATTTCTAA
- the LOC113310034 gene encoding probable WRKY transcription factor 33: protein MASSPSSLSPHLSFPNQFMMNSSFSDLLTKDDESIKQGLLFNEQIEFGFKSKFKSNSPASLPIGGSCPSPSFYNFPSGFLDSPVLLSSNNYLLPSPTTGAFPAHEQFNWMGNSNSSNNYQIKQEEEKKINDFSFRPSVTDTPLQSGDSESDYKHYPHQPIQTLREQKRSEDGYNWRKYGQKQVKGSENPRSYYKCTYQNCPMKKKVERSLDGKITDVVYKPSKDSHNHPKPQPSKKSLAAAVAASQLVQQPSVSSNSYSQTVSVSTQDNNSSISVDDDEFDNTSLKRSKSGTTGDLDESEPKSKKWKNEGENEVLSGYGNSRVVKEPKVVVQTTSDIDILDDGFRWRKYGQKVVKGNPNPRSYYKCTSLGCQVRKHVERAANNIRSVITTYEGKHNHDIPAARGSYRPSHNNNTSSSNSNNSSITNVAMSTSSNEQVPYTLEMMQNSENYEYGSYMNQQHNVENTFSETKSEPMKDDVLLELLY, encoded by the exons ATGGCTTCATCACCTTCTTCACTGAGTCCTCATTTATCATTTCCAAACCAATTTATGATGAATTCTTCGTTTTCCGATCTTTTAACTAAAGATGATGAATCAATAAAACAAGGGTTGTTGTTTAACGAACAGATTGAATTTGGGTTTAAATCGAAATTCAAGTCGAATTCTCCTGCTTCGTTACCTATTGGTGGTtcttgtccttctccttctttctaTAATTTTCCTTCTGGTTTCTTGGATTCCCctgttcttctttcttctaataatTATCTTCTTCCATCACCAACTACTGGAGCTTTTCCAGCTCATGAGCAATTCAATTGGATGGGTAATTCTAATTCAAGTAACAATTATCAaatcaaacaagaagaagagaagaaaatcaatgatTTTTCGTTCCGGCCATCGGTTACCGACACTCCGTTACAGAGTGGAGATTCAGAGTCCGACTATAAGCATTACCCACACCAACCAATTCAGACTCTAAGAGAACAGAAACGATCAGAAGATGGATATAATTGGAGAAAATACGGCCAAAAACAAGTTAAAGGGAGCGAAAATCCGAGAAGTTATTATAAATGTACTTATCAGAATTGTCCAATGAAGAAGAAAGTTGAAAGATCATTAGACGGAAAAATTACTGATGTTGTTTATAAACCTAGTAAAGATAGTCATAATCATCCTAAACCTCAACCATCTAAGAAATCATtagctgcagctgttgctgcttcTCAATTAGTTCAGCAACCTTCTGTTTCTTCTAATTCCTATTCACAAACTGTGTCAGTTTCCACACAAGATAATAATTCCTCCATTTCGGTTGACGACGACGAATTCGATAACACTTCTCTTAAAAGGAGTAAATCAGGAACTACTGGCGACTTGGACGAAAGCGAACCCAAATCTAAAAAATG GAAAAATGAAGGAGAAAATGAGGTATTGTCTGGGTACGGGAATAGCAGAGTTGTGAAAGAACCAAAAGTTGTTGTTCAGACAACAAGCGACATTGATATTCTTGACGATGGGTTTAGATGGAGGAAATATGGACAGAAAGTAGTAAAAGGAAATCCTAATCCAAGGAGTTACTACAAGTGTACGAGTTTAGGGTGCCAGGTCCGGAAACATGTCGAGCGCGCAGCTAACAATATAAGATCAGTAATCACAACATACGAAGGCAAGCATAACCATGACATTCCTGCTGCTAGGGGTAGTTACAGACCTTCAcacaacaacaacaccagcagcagcaacagcaacaacagcagcattACCAATGTTGCAATGTCTACTAGTAGTAATGAACAAGTGCCGTATACATTAGAAATGATGCAGAATTCGGAGAATTACGAATATGGTTCGTACATGAATCAACAACATAATGTAGAGAACACATTTTCGGAGACAAAATCAGAACCGATGAAAGATGATGTGCTTCTCGAGTTGTTATACTAA